In one window of Azotobacter salinestris DNA:
- a CDS encoding DUF2147 domain-containing protein: protein MKALDGRGQMAVRRLCVCCALVMLLAASGAASAVAGDPLIGLWMIRDERTGEPRALVRIDRQGDEYRGIIEKGLRGPDAESPYCDKCEGERRGKPLLGMTILSGVKQRGDVYGDGEILDPDSGKVYDCRLTLQRGGRQLQVRGFIGTPLIGETRTWYRVGQP from the coding sequence ATGAAGGCCCTGGACGGTCGTGGCCAGATGGCCGTGCGGCGGCTGTGCGTCTGCTGCGCCCTGGTGATGCTGCTGGCCGCCAGCGGCGCCGCCAGCGCCGTGGCCGGCGACCCGCTGATCGGGTTGTGGATGATCCGCGACGAGCGGACCGGCGAGCCGCGGGCGCTGGTCCGCATCGACCGCCAGGGCGACGAATACCGGGGCATCATCGAGAAGGGCCTGCGCGGGCCGGATGCCGAGTCGCCCTATTGCGACAAGTGCGAGGGGGAGCGCCGTGGCAAGCCGCTGCTAGGCATGACCATCCTCAGCGGCGTGAAGCAGCGGGGCGATGTCTACGGGGACGGGGAAATCCTCGACCCGGACAGCGGCAAGGTCTACGACTGCCGCCTGACCCTGCAGAGGGGCGGGCGGCAACTGCAGGTGCGGGGTTTCATCGGCACGCCCTTGATCGGCGAGACGCGCACCTGGTACCGGGTGGGTCAGCCCTAG